The DNA sequence CTGTTTTAGCTGCATGTGAAACTAATTCTGGTTTTGGATCTAAAAAAATAGAAGTTCGAATTCCATGAGCTTTTAATTTTTTAATTTTATCAGTTAAAAAATCTTGATATAAAAAAGTATTCCATCCAGAACTTGATGTTATTGCATTTTCAGAATCAGGAACTAAAGTTACTTGTGATGGTTTTACATCTAATACTAATTTCATAAATTTTTCAGTGGGATTTCCTTCAACATTTAATTCCGTTGTAATTACAGAACTTATATCATATACGTCTTTATATGTTATATGTCTTTCATCAGGACGTGGATGTATAGTAATTCCATGACATCCAAATTTTTGAGCATCTATTGCAACCTGAACAACATTGGGAATCCCACTTCCTCTTGAATTTCTTAGTATAGCTATCTTATTTAGATTTACACTTAATTTTACCATTTTTATTTTTTAAATTCCTTT is a window from the Blattabacterium cuenoti STAT genome containing:
- a CDS encoding pyridoxine 5'-phosphate synthase; translated protein: MVKLSVNLNKIAILRNSRGSGIPNVVQVAIDAQKFGCHGITIHPRPDERHITYKDVYDISSVITTELNVEGNPTEKFMKLVLDVKPSQVTLVPDSENAITSSSGWNTFLYQDFLTDKIKKLKAHGIRTSIFLDPKPELVSHAAKTGTDRIELYTGPFSIGYNNKKMDCIDPYVDTAKLILNHHMSINAGHDLNLDNISFLIEKIPYILEVSVGHALIKESIYMGLENTIQSYLKRLLIKKK